A genomic window from Pseudomonas alcaligenes includes:
- the lptE gene encoding LPS assembly lipoprotein LptE, giving the protein MMKRNMLVIGLAVLLSACGFQLRGTGSAEFAIKEIDLQARNAYGDTAKQLQQLLENSGVKVHSGAPYRLFLANEQETQRTASVTSSARSAEYELTTRLDYEIRGEKNLLLLRDKLEVQSVYVHDENNLIGSSQESGQLRQEMRRELVQQMSLRLQLLSPAQLEQLQQEAEARAAAEAEAAAAARRAEQESAPLQSPIQLPISQ; this is encoded by the coding sequence ATGATGAAACGGAACATGCTGGTCATCGGCCTCGCCGTCCTGCTCAGCGCCTGCGGCTTCCAGCTGCGCGGTACCGGCAGCGCCGAGTTCGCCATCAAGGAAATCGACCTGCAGGCGCGCAACGCCTATGGCGACACCGCCAAGCAACTGCAGCAGCTGCTGGAAAACAGCGGCGTCAAGGTGCACAGCGGCGCGCCCTACCGCCTGTTCCTGGCCAACGAGCAGGAAACCCAGCGCACCGCCAGCGTCACCAGCAGCGCACGCAGCGCCGAGTACGAGCTGACCACCCGCCTGGACTACGAGATCCGCGGCGAGAAGAACCTGCTGCTGCTCCGAGACAAGCTGGAAGTGCAGAGCGTGTATGTGCACGACGAGAACAACCTCATCGGCTCCAGCCAGGAGTCCGGCCAGTTGCGCCAGGAAATGCGCCGCGAACTGGTCCAGCAGATGTCCCTGCGCCTGCAGCTGCTGAGCCCGGCCCAGCTGGAGCAGCTGCAGCAGGAGGCCGAGGCGCGTGCCGCCGCGGAAGCGGAAGCCGCTGCCGCCGCGCGCCGCGCCGAGCAGGAATCGGCGCCGCTGCAGTCGCCGATCCAGCTGCCGATCAGCCAGTAA